The DNA window GGCTCATGAGATAGCAAAAAAAGAGGGAGTTGAGTATGTTTACATAGGAAATGTCTTAGGTCACAGGTTAGAGAACACTTATTGCCATAACTGTGGTGAGGTCTTGATAAAGAGGTATGGATTCTTCATAGAAAGATATGCCATTACAAATAATAATAAATGTCCAAAGTGTGGGCAAAATATACCAATTGTTGGTAATTATGCAGGTTAGTCTTTGGGAATTAAATTTGAAAGATGCCCAAGGTAACTTCCATCTAAAAGGTAAATCTCTGATTTTTTCAAATCAATGCAGTCTGAAGAAAGCAAAGGTCCTAAAAAGTGAGTCTCATTTGTGTTTATTGCATTTCCTCCAAGTAATGGATTGAAAGCAGGCATAATTATTATGTTTGGATCACCTATATTAAAGCCAAATGCTTCCTTAAAAGAATCTAAAGGATCTTTTCCAACCTTTTTCCCTGAAAATTTTAAAAATGCCTTGGACATATTTCTTTTATTCCATCTTGTTCTTACCCAAACTGGCTCAACAATCCGAAAACCATACTCTTTAAACTCAATTACAGGGTGATTATGAGCCATTATGAGTACATCGCAATGAAAAAGTTTGGGAGAAGGCCAAGCATGTCCATGAATAAGTGCAATGTTTTTTTTACCATTGGTAATTGATATACCTCTTGAGGGGTGAATTTTTACCTGTTTTGGTATTACGTTACTTATACTTCCGTCATGGTTTCCTCTAACAATTTCTATTGTTTTTACCAAATTCTTACCTTTATAGAAGAATAAACGGATTTCCATTTGCTCTTGAGGTAGAACGTACTTTGCTCTATGCTTAATATCCCCAAGAATTATTATACTATCAAGAGAGAAGCGATCGATGATTGATTTTAACTTGAGATAAATTTTTTGAGTTTGTGATGGTATGTTTATACCTTTTGATAAAAGTCCCCTTTCGAAACCAAGATGTAAGTCAGCTATCAATAAAATCCTGCGTGAAGTTGTTTTTAATAATAGGGCTGGTTCATCAGGGATTAACTTTAACATTTATGACATTTCCCTAGATTTCAAGATCAAAGGATAAATTTCATTCGTAACGTAATTTATGAAGTCATCCTTCTCTACTCTGCTGAATATAGTCACTACACCATCCCTTGTTACACCTGCTATGAATCCATAGATTTTTGGCTTTATAACAATATACCACACTTTCCCATGATTACAATAATCATTGTAGAGAGTAGTGTCTGCCAAGCTCGATCCATATAGGGATAATTTATTCACATTCGGTATATCGACATCATCGAAGAAGACGACCTTTGTGTCTTCAAAGTTCTGCTCATGGAAGTTTTTCATTATATCTGGAATTATCCTTGCCTCAATTATATGTCCAGTAGTTATGAAAAGAATCTTACTGAGTTGATTAGCTATTTTGTTCGCTTGTAACTTTTTCTCCAAGATCGTTAGAAGTATTGTTCCTTCATGCTCAGAAAAGATGAATAATGCTTCT is part of the Candidatus Methylarchaceae archaeon HK02M2 genome and encodes:
- a CDS encoding metallophosphoesterase is translated as MLKLIPDEPALLLKTTSRRILLIADLHLGFERGLLSKGINIPSQTQKIYLKLKSIIDRFSLDSIIILGDIKHRAKYVLPQEQMEIRLFFYKGKNLVKTIEIVRGNHDGSISNVIPKQVKIHPSRGISITNGKKNIALIHGHAWPSPKLFHCDVLIMAHNHPVIEFKEYGFRIVEPVWVRTRWNKRNMSKAFLKFSGKKVGKDPLDSFKEAFGFNIGDPNIIIMPAFNPLLGGNAINTNETHFLGPLLSSDCIDLKKSEIYLLDGSYLGHLSNLIPKD
- a CDS encoding AmmeMemoRadiSam system radical SAM enzyme → AHEIAKKEGVEYVYIGNVLGHRLENTYCHNCGEVLIKRYGFFIERYAITNNNKCPKCGQNIPIVGNYAG